One window of Salminus brasiliensis chromosome 16, fSalBra1.hap2, whole genome shotgun sequence genomic DNA carries:
- the alcama gene encoding CD166 antigen homolog A isoform X1 has translation MHFAVCFLGAFLASAMFTQVRGTKTVTSQYGETIVVPCNDGDNKPPELIFTKWKYTTDDGSSGDLLVKQALKDDAKISAPDSYKNRISITPESSLLITQATLSDQRVFTCIVVSSANLYEYPVRVEVRKKPSAPEIKNKASQLENGKLTPLGECVTTDANPPAEIVWLKNNQTLVNDEKTVIISSDVSNDSVTGLFSTKARLQYTAGKEDMTSKFACLVRHVTGPDQVTMPVTFSIYYPTEKVSLQVLSTGPVKEGDNVTLKCQADGNPPPTSFNFHIKGKKVAVAGSDVYTLSGVTRADSGEYKCSLPDNDKMEATKTIAVTYLDLSVSPSGKVLKKVGESLEVKVDKNVSSEPTVIWTKDNSRLEKQPNFTALTYSHAGFYVCEVSVGGIKRSASFQLLVEGTPVITRLTKKRSTDGKNKVLTCEAEGSPQPDVQWSVNGTNGKSTYINGKATYTLTVVPSTNLTVTCQVMNSLGSDSMAISVSSLIDDHSQAKQDLPEDEDKAKLIVGVVVGLLVVAALIGITYWLYMKRRQGTWKTGEKEMGTSEESKKLEENSHRPDV, from the exons TGAGAGGCACGAAGACGGTCACCAGCCAATATGGAGAGACCATTGTAGTGCCATGCAACGATGGCGACAACAAGCCACCTGAGCTGATTTTCACCAAATGGAAATAT ACTACAGATGATGGCTCTTCAGGAGACCTTTTGGTAAAACAGGCCCTGAAGGATGATGCAAAGATCTCGGCTCCAGACAGCTACAAAAACCGTATTAGCATCACGCCCGAATCCAGCCTGCTGATTACCCAAGCCACCCTCTCTGACCAGAGAGTCTTTACCTGCATTGTGGTCTCCTCAGCTAATCTGTATGAATACCCTGTAAGGGTGGAAGTGCGAA AGAAGCCTTCAGCTCCAGAGATCAAGAACAAAGCGAGTCAGCTGGAAAATGGCAAACTGACACCG CTGGGAGAGTGTGTGACCACAGACGCAAACCCTCCAGCGGAAATCGTCTGGCTGAAGAATAACCAGACCCTGGTGAACGATGAGAAGA CGGTCATAATCAGCTCAGACGTATCGAACGACTCCGTCACCGGTTTGTTCAGCACTAAAGCTCGACTGCAGTACACAGCAGGCAAGGAGGATATGACCTCAAAGTTTGCATGCCTTGTGAGACACGTGACCGGTCCCGACCAGGTGACCATGCCTGTGACCTTCAGCATCTACT ACCCCACAGAAAAGGTGAGTCTGCAGGTGTTATCTACAGGACCTGTTAAGGAAGGTGACAACGTGACTCTGAAATGTCAGGCAGATGGAAACCCGCCTCCCACCAGCTTCAACTTCCACATCAAG GGTAAGAAGGTCGCAGTGGCCGGCTCGGACGTGTACACTCTCTCTGGGGTGACCCGCGCTGACTCCGGCGAATACAAATGCTCTCTACCCGACAACGACAAGATGGAAGCCACAAAGACCATTGCAGTGACCT ACTTGGACCTGTCAGTCAGTCCCTCAGGAAAAGTGCTAAAGAAGGTTGGAGAGTCCCTGGAGGTAAAGGTGGACAAGAACGTTTCAAGTGAACCCACAGTGATCTGGACTAAG GACAATAGCAGGCTGGAGAAACAGCCCAACTTCACAGCGCTGACATACAGCCATGCAGGTTTCTACGTGTGTGAGGTGTCTGTAGGAGGAATCAAACGCAGTGCCTCCTTCCAGCTGCTGGTAGAAG GCACTCCTGTGATTACGAGGTTGACGAAGAAGCGCAGCACAGACGGCAAAAATAAAGTGCTGACCTGTGAAGCAGAGGGCTCACCTCAACCCGATGTTCAGTGGAGTGTCAATGGAACTAAT GGCAAAAGCACATACATCAATGGAAAGGCCACCTACACACTGACCGTCGTTCCCAGTACGAACCTGACCGTCACTTGCCAGGTCATGAACAGTTTAGGCTCGGACAGTATGGCCATCAGCGTGTCATCCT TAATAGACGATCATTCACAGGCTAAGCAAG ACCTGCCAGAGGATGAGGACAAGGCCAAGTTGATCGTAGGCGTGGTGGTGGGCCTACTTGTGGTGGCCGCTTTGATTGGCATTACCTACTGGCTCTACATGAAGAGAAG ACAAGGCACCTGGAAGACGGGCGAGAAGGAGATGGGCACCTCAGAGGAGAGcaagaagctggaggagaacAGTCACAGGCCAGATGTTTAG
- the alcama gene encoding CD166 antigen homolog A isoform X2, with the protein MHFAVCFLGAFLASAMFTQVRGTKTVTSQYGETIVVPCNDGDNKPPELIFTKWKYTTDDGSSGDLLVKQALKDDAKISAPDSYKNRISITPESSLLITQATLSDQRVFTCIVVSSANLYEYPVRVEVRKKPSAPEIKNKASQLENGKLTPLGECVTTDANPPAEIVWLKNNQTLVNDEKTVIISSDVSNDSVTGLFSTKARLQYTAGKEDMTSKFACLVRHVTGPDQVTMPVTFSIYYPTEKVSLQVLSTGPVKEGDNVTLKCQADGNPPPTSFNFHIKGKKVAVAGSDVYTLSGVTRADSGEYKCSLPDNDKMEATKTIAVTYLDLSVSPSGKVLKKVGESLEVKVDKNVSSEPTVIWTKDNSRLEKQPNFTALTYSHAGFYVCEVSVGGIKRSASFQLLVEGTPVITRLTKKRSTDGKNKVLTCEAEGSPQPDVQWSVNGTNGKSTYINGKATYTLTVVPSTNLTVTCQVMNSLGSDSMAISVSSYLPEDEDKAKLIVGVVVGLLVVAALIGITYWLYMKRRQGTWKTGEKEMGTSEESKKLEENSHRPDV; encoded by the exons TGAGAGGCACGAAGACGGTCACCAGCCAATATGGAGAGACCATTGTAGTGCCATGCAACGATGGCGACAACAAGCCACCTGAGCTGATTTTCACCAAATGGAAATAT ACTACAGATGATGGCTCTTCAGGAGACCTTTTGGTAAAACAGGCCCTGAAGGATGATGCAAAGATCTCGGCTCCAGACAGCTACAAAAACCGTATTAGCATCACGCCCGAATCCAGCCTGCTGATTACCCAAGCCACCCTCTCTGACCAGAGAGTCTTTACCTGCATTGTGGTCTCCTCAGCTAATCTGTATGAATACCCTGTAAGGGTGGAAGTGCGAA AGAAGCCTTCAGCTCCAGAGATCAAGAACAAAGCGAGTCAGCTGGAAAATGGCAAACTGACACCG CTGGGAGAGTGTGTGACCACAGACGCAAACCCTCCAGCGGAAATCGTCTGGCTGAAGAATAACCAGACCCTGGTGAACGATGAGAAGA CGGTCATAATCAGCTCAGACGTATCGAACGACTCCGTCACCGGTTTGTTCAGCACTAAAGCTCGACTGCAGTACACAGCAGGCAAGGAGGATATGACCTCAAAGTTTGCATGCCTTGTGAGACACGTGACCGGTCCCGACCAGGTGACCATGCCTGTGACCTTCAGCATCTACT ACCCCACAGAAAAGGTGAGTCTGCAGGTGTTATCTACAGGACCTGTTAAGGAAGGTGACAACGTGACTCTGAAATGTCAGGCAGATGGAAACCCGCCTCCCACCAGCTTCAACTTCCACATCAAG GGTAAGAAGGTCGCAGTGGCCGGCTCGGACGTGTACACTCTCTCTGGGGTGACCCGCGCTGACTCCGGCGAATACAAATGCTCTCTACCCGACAACGACAAGATGGAAGCCACAAAGACCATTGCAGTGACCT ACTTGGACCTGTCAGTCAGTCCCTCAGGAAAAGTGCTAAAGAAGGTTGGAGAGTCCCTGGAGGTAAAGGTGGACAAGAACGTTTCAAGTGAACCCACAGTGATCTGGACTAAG GACAATAGCAGGCTGGAGAAACAGCCCAACTTCACAGCGCTGACATACAGCCATGCAGGTTTCTACGTGTGTGAGGTGTCTGTAGGAGGAATCAAACGCAGTGCCTCCTTCCAGCTGCTGGTAGAAG GCACTCCTGTGATTACGAGGTTGACGAAGAAGCGCAGCACAGACGGCAAAAATAAAGTGCTGACCTGTGAAGCAGAGGGCTCACCTCAACCCGATGTTCAGTGGAGTGTCAATGGAACTAAT GGCAAAAGCACATACATCAATGGAAAGGCCACCTACACACTGACCGTCGTTCCCAGTACGAACCTGACCGTCACTTGCCAGGTCATGAACAGTTTAGGCTCGGACAGTATGGCCATCAGCGTGTCATCCT ACCTGCCAGAGGATGAGGACAAGGCCAAGTTGATCGTAGGCGTGGTGGTGGGCCTACTTGTGGTGGCCGCTTTGATTGGCATTACCTACTGGCTCTACATGAAGAGAAG ACAAGGCACCTGGAAGACGGGCGAGAAGGAGATGGGCACCTCAGAGGAGAGcaagaagctggaggagaacAGTCACAGGCCAGATGTTTAG